In Planctomonas sp. JC2975, the genomic stretch CGCCGCCATGACGATGCGCCCTGCGGCCTTCGAAGCCGAACCTGCGCGCATCGAAATGGCGGCCGACCTCATTGTTCGCGGATCCACTTCTGCGCGCGTCGACCCATAGTCCACCGAGCGCGCAAATCGACCTCGGATCGAACTCGTGGCTCGAATTTTCAGCTTGTCACTGCTGGCCGTTGCGTGCGTGACTCTTAGGGCGTGACTGGCACGGTCGGCGGCTCGCTGGGAGTCTTGAAGGCTTGTCGTGTTTCCAATTGCTGTTGGATGCCCGATGGTCGTTGATCGAGCCGATGCTGCCGCGTCCGACCGGTCGGAAGGGCAGGCCGTTCTCGGACGCGCGGACGATGCTCGAGGGGACCAGCTACCGATATCGGTGCGGGATCGCGCGGTGTGATCTGCCGGAGTCGTTCGGGCGGTGGCTGACGGTTGTGGACGTGGCAAAACCGGATGGCGACCGACGGAACCTGGGACCAAGAGGTCACGAAGCTGACTGCCGTGTCGGAGGTGGCAGTCCAGATCGACTGGTCCACTCCGTGGACTGGACCATCGCCCGGGCGCACCAGCACGCTATGAACACGACCCGCACCATAGGGGCTGAAACTAACTGCACGAATCTGCAGGAAGAGCCGCCCGATCAGGAGAACGGCCGCTCCTGCGGCGGGTTGTTGACGAAGATCCACCAACTCGTCGACGGGAGAGGGCCCGGAACCCAATTGTTGTTCACCGTTGACAACCCGCGCTTCCTGGACACAATTCCGGCCACCACTGGCTCGTATACGATCTAGGCACGATGGTCGGAAGAGAGTCAGATCTCCGCCTCCTCGGGCTCGGGCTGCACGTACCCCCGCGTGACAAAGTTCCGCTCGAGCAGAGAGCACCACCACAGCAGGATCAGGCCGGGCGCGACGAACACCGCGGGGATGAAATTCCACACGACGACGCCCGTGAGGATCAGCGCGATTGCGAGCAGGAACGTCAGGCTCGGTGTCGTCAGCCCGAGGGTGAGCCCGTTGCGCACCTGCCGCCAGGTGGGGTTGGTGAAACGGGCCACCAGCGGAAGACACCAGAAGAGCAGCAGCACGAGGAAGAGTGCGACGACGAGGATCGGCACAATGACCTGGCCGAGCCCGAGTACCGGCACGGCAGAGAGCGCGAAGATGCCGGCGGCTGCGACGGGGACGGCAAGCAGACCGACGAGAGTCGCCTGCCTCCAGCTCTGTCGCCAAGCCTTCGAGGCGATAGCCCAGGGGCCGGCGTCTTTGCCGAGCACGTACCGACGGCACAGTTCGTACGCGACTACCGTTCCCGCTCCGGCCGTCACAACGAGCCCGAGGCTCAGGAGCCAGAGGAGGCTGATGAGGATGGCGGAGGCGAGTAAGTCCAAAGCGCGCCACAGTCGTGACCCAGGGTTGTAACGAAAGATGGTCGGGCCTCTCTGTGTGCGAACGTGCGGATCCTGCCGAGGGGGCAGGCCTCCCGCGCTGTGCGCGGGAGGCCTACCGCCATCAGCCCTTCACGGAGCCGATCATGACACCGGACACGAAGTGCTTCTGCAGGAAGGGGTAGACGAACAGGATCGGGACGGCCGCCACCATGGTGATCGCCGACCGGAGGGCGATCGGCGTCGTGCCCTGCCCGCCCGCCGCTGCGGCGGCCGCGCCGCCCGACTGGCCGGCGCCGTTCATGCCGGAGGCCATCGAGCTCGACAGCAGCTTCTGCAGCTCATACTGCAGGGTCGACAACCACTGCTCGTTCGAGTTGTAGAGCAGGGTGTCCAGCCAGGAGTTCCAGCTGCCAACGGCCACGAACAGGCCGATGACGGCAAGGGTGGGCTTACACAGCGGCATGACGATCTGCCACCACGTGCGGAACTCGCCGGCGCCGTCGATCCGTGCCGACTCGATGATCTCGTCGGGGAGGGACCTCATGTATGTGCGCAGGAGGATCAGGTTGAACGCGCTGATGATGGTCGGCACCCAGTAGGCGTTGAAGCTGTTCAGCATGCCCAGGTCCTTGATGAGCAGGTAGTTCGGGATCAGTCCGGCGTCGAAATACAGCGTCAGCACGAAGATCAGGGTGATAGAGCGGCGGAAGATGAACTCCTTGCGACTGAGCGCGTACGCGAGCATCGAGGTGAAGAACAGGTTCGTCGCCACGACCACGACCGTCTTCAGGACGCTCATGAAGAACGCCTGATAGAGCGTGCTCATGTTGAGCACGACGCTGTAGTTCTGCAGCGAGAACACTCGAGGCC encodes the following:
- a CDS encoding DUF624 domain-containing protein — translated: MDLLASAILISLLWLLSLGLVVTAGAGTVVAYELCRRYVLGKDAGPWAIASKAWRQSWRQATLVGLLAVPVAAAGIFALSAVPVLGLGQVIVPILVVALFLVLLLFWCLPLVARFTNPTWRQVRNGLTLGLTTPSLTFLLAIALILTGVVVWNFIPAVFVAPGLILLWWCSLLERNFVTRGYVQPEPEEAEI
- a CDS encoding carbohydrate ABC transporter permease, with amino-acid sequence MTPTVAAESPKLRPSRTRSPRDRWTVERIVFTTLNTIFLIVLAVLMIYPLLNTLAISFNNGQDAVRGGIGIWPRVFSLQNYSVVLNMSTLYQAFFMSVLKTVVVVATNLFFTSMLAYALSRKEFIFRRSITLIFVLTLYFDAGLIPNYLLIKDLGMLNSFNAYWVPTIISAFNLILLRTYMRSLPDEIIESARIDGAGEFRTWWQIVMPLCKPTLAVIGLFVAVGSWNSWLDTLLYNSNEQWLSTLQYELQKLLSSSMASGMNGAGQSGGAAAAAAGGQGTTPIALRSAITMVAAVPILFVYPFLQKHFVSGVMIGSVKG